The DNA region GCTCTTCGTGAGGTCGTCCTTGATGACGCCGTTGTAGATCAGGACCATCGAGATGTTGATCAGGAAGTTGCACAGGATCGCGCGGACCAGCAGGTCGGTCCACCCCGTCACGCCGTCCGTGATGAACGCGAGCTTGTGCTCGACCGACGCTGCCATCTCCTCGAACGCCGGGCCGTCGGCGATCGTGGAGAACCTGATCAGGACGGCGACGAACAGCCCGCCGAGGATGTTGCCGCCGAAGCACAGGCTGAGCAGCCGTAGCGCCTTGGTCCAGCTCGTCCGGCGGTGGTAGGCGCCGATCGAGACGATCATCATGTTCGAGGTCAGCAGCTCGGACTTCGAGTAGTAGATGAAGACCAGGGCCCAGCCGAAGGCGAGGGCGCCCGCGATCCGGCCGAGCGGGCGCAGCGTGGACCCGTCGACGGTGACGGCGTCGAACGCCGCGATGATCGCGTAGTTCGTGGCGTAGAAGACGCCGATGATGATCCCCGCCATGGCCGCGCGCTGCAGATAGCGTCGCGCCAGCTCGCCCGACATCGCCGTCTTGGAGTCCAGGGCCTCCAGGATCGTGCTGATGAACAGCTTGCCCGGGAACAGCTGCTGCGGATCGGACGCCATGGCTCTACGGTGCCACGCCGAG from Cellulomonas sp. KRMCY2 includes:
- a CDS encoding formate/nitrite transporter family protein, which encodes MASDPQQLFPGKLFISTILEALDSKTAMSGELARRYLQRAAMAGIIIGVFYATNYAIIAAFDAVTVDGSTLRPLGRIAGALAFGWALVFIYYSKSELLTSNMMIVSIGAYHRRTSWTKALRLLSLCFGGNILGGLFVAVLIRFSTIADGPAFEEMAASVEHKLAFITDGVTGWTDLLVRAILCNFLINISMVLIYNGVIKDDLTKSLAMIMAVFMFAFLGLEHSVANTVLFGIVGLREGIDLGLAAANVGIALLGNFIGGGLLIGLYYAYANDDTRYRPSPPAG